In the Setaria italica strain Yugu1 chromosome VI, Setaria_italica_v2.0, whole genome shotgun sequence genome, one interval contains:
- the LOC101762611 gene encoding fasciclin-like arabinogalactan protein 2, translating to MGLRRLAVAAAVLAVCAAAVEGFDILQILGKHDEFSQFCKLLNETHLAGDINRDRTITVLAVANGDMGHLTSAHYSLGTIRHILELHVVADYYDEKKLKQLSHGATAASTLFQRSGFAPGMAGYVNITQHRGGKVTFIVDDAADSVKPVTFVKQIESHRYDYSVLQVSSVLSSPEAEAPVAPPAPVNLTELLSKKYCKSFAGLLAADAKAFDTINGTKDTALTLFCPVDAAVAAFMPKFKNLTAKAKTAILLYHAVPDYYSMQFLKSNKGKVTTLASTSVAKKDYTYEAQTEADTVTLDTTVTTSTIQATVRDDDPLAIYAVSKFLQPKELFKPKKAEDLAPSPAPEVPKKKTKKKPGSTSAAAAPSDDDSADGPAADDSADDAADKAGAAPSMLTRWGTAAAMVAAALALGA from the exons ATGGGCCTGCGGCGgctggccgtggcggcggcggtgctggccgTGTGCGCTGCCGCGGTGGAGGGGTTCGACATCCTCCAGATCCTGGGGAAGCACGACGAGTTCTCACAGTTCTGCAAGCTGCTCAACGAGACGCACCTCGCCGGCGACATCAACCGGGACCGCACCATCACCGTGCTCGCCGTCGCCAACGGCGACATGGGCCACCTCACCAGCGCCCACTACTCGCTCGGGACCATCCGCCACATCCTCGAGCTGCACGTCGTCGCCGACTACTACGACGAGAAGAAGCTCAAGCAGCTGTCGCACGGCGCCACCGCTGCATCGACCCTTTTCCAG CGATCCGGGTTTGCCCCCGGCATGGCAGGGTACGTCAACATAACGCAGCACCGCGGCGGCAAGGTGACGTTCATCGTCGATGACGCTGCTGACTCCGTGAAGCCCGTCACCTTCGTCAAGCAGATCGAGAGCCACCGCTACGATTACTCGGTGCTCCAGGTCAGCAGTGTGCTGTCCTCCCCGGAGGCCGAGGCGCCCGTGGCCCCGCCGGCTCCGGTCAACCTCACCGAACTCCTCTCCAAAAAGTACTGCAAGAGCTTCGCCGGCCTCCTAGCTGCCGATGCCAAAGCCTTCGATACCATCAACGGAACCAAGGACACTGCGCTCACGCTCTTCTGCCCTGTcgacgccgccgtggccgccttCATGCCAAAGTTCAAGAACCTGACGGCCAAGGCCAAGACGGCCATCCTGCTCTACCACGCCGTGCCGGACTACTACTCCATGCAGTTCCTCAAGTCCAATAAAGGCAAGGTGACCACGCTCGCCAGCACCAGCGTTGCCAAGAAGGACTACACCTACGAAGCGCAGACCGAGGCAGACACCGTCACGCTCGACACCACGGTCACCACCTCCACCATCCAGGCCACCGTCAGGGACGATGACCCTCTCGCCATCTACGCCGTCTCCAAGTTCCTGCAGCCCAAGGAGTTGTTCAAGCCCAAAAAAGCTGAGGACCTGGCGCCGTCGCCCGCACCGGAGGTGCCCAAGAAGAAGACCAAGAAGAAGCCTGGAAGCAcatcggcggccgccgcgccctcggaCGACGACAGCGCTGACGGCCCAGCTGCCGACGACTCAGCCGACGACGCCGCGGACAAGGCCGGCGCCGCGCCATCCATGCTCACCCGGTGGGGCACCGCGGCTGCGATGGTGGCCGCGGCGCTGGCGTTGGGGGCCTAA